The following coding sequences lie in one Arabidopsis thaliana chromosome 3, partial sequence genomic window:
- the ABCB18 gene encoding P-glycoprotein 18 (P-glycoprotein 18 (PGP18); FUNCTIONS IN: ATPase activity, coupled to transmembrane movement of substances; INVOLVED IN: transport, transmembrane transport; LOCATED IN: integral to membrane; CONTAINS InterPro DOMAIN/s: ATPase, AAA+ type, core (InterPro:IPR003593), ABC transporter-like (InterPro:IPR003439), ABC transporter, transmembrane domain, type 1 (InterPro:IPR011527), ABC transporter integral membrane type 1 (InterPro:IPR017940), ABC transporter, transmembrane domain (InterPro:IPR001140), ABC transporter, conserved site (InterPro:IPR017871); BEST Arabidopsis thaliana protein match is: P-glycoprotein 17 (TAIR:AT3G28380.1); Has 821159 Blast hits to 385866 proteins in 4148 species: Archae - 14469; Bacteria - 641805; Metazoa - 17559; Fungi - 12131; Plants - 9466; Viruses - 43; Other Eukaryotes - 125686 (source: NCBI BLink).), with protein MMKSFGSIRSIFMHADGVDWMLMALGLIGAVGDGFITPIIFFICSKLLNNVGGSSFDDETFMQTVAKNAVALVYVACASWVICFIEGYCWTRTGERQAAKMREKYLKAVLRQDVGYFDLHVTSTSDVITSVSSDSLVIQDFLSEKLPNFLMNTSAFVASYIVGFLLLWRLTIVGFPFIILLLIPGLMYGRALIRISMKIREEYNEAGSIAEQVISSVRTVYAFGSEKKMIEKFSTALQGSVKLGLRQGLAKGIAIGSNGITYAIWGFLTWYGSRMVMNHGSKGGTVSSVIVCVTFGGTSLGQSLSNLKYFSEAFVVGERIMKVINRVPGIDSDNLEGQILEKTRGEVEFNHVKFTYPSRPETPIFDDLCLRVPSGKTVALVGGSGSGKSTVISLLQRFYDPIAGEILIDGLPINKLQVKWLRSQMGLVSQEPVLFATSIKENILFGKEDASMDEVVEAAKASNAHSFISQFPNSYQTQVGERGVQLSGGQKQRIAIARAIIKSPIILLLDEATSALDSESERVVQEALDNASIGRTTIVIAHRLSTIRNADVICVVHNGRIIETGSHEELLEKLDGQYTSLVRLQQVDNKESDHISVEEGQASSLSKDLKYSPKEFIHSTSSNIVRDFPNLSPKDGKSLVPSFKRLMSMNRPEWKHALYGCLGAALFGAVQPIYSYSSGSMVSVYFLASHDQIKEKTRIYVLLFVGLALFTFLSNISQHYGFAYMGEYLTKRIRERMLGKILTFEVNWFDKDENSSGAICSRLAKDANMVRSLVGDRMSLLVQTISAVSITCAIGLVISWRFSIVMMSVQPVIVVCFYTQRVLLKSMSRNAIKGQDESSKLAAEAVSNIRTITAFSSQERIINLLKMVQEGPRKDSARQSWLAGIMLGTSQSLITCVSALNFWYGGKLIADGKMMSKEFLEIFLIFASTGRVIAEAGTMTKDLVKGSDAVASVFAVLDRNTTIEPENPDGYVPKKVKGQISFSNVDFAYPTRPDVIIFQNFSIDIEDGKSTAIVGPSGSGKSTIISLIERFYDPLKGIVKIDGRDIRSCHLRSLRQHIALVSQEPTLFAGTIRENIMYGGASNKIDESEIIEAAKAANAHDFITSLSNGYDTCCGDRGVQLSGGQKQRIAIARAVLKNPSVLLLDEATSALDSQSESVVQDALERLMVGRTSVVIAHRLSTIQKCDTIAVLENGAVVECGNHSSLLAKGPKGAYFSLVSLQRTLF; from the exons atgatgaagagttTTGGAAGCATAAGATCAATATTCATGCACGCGGACGGTGTAGATTGGATGTTGATGGCATTAGGTCTCATCGGAGCCGTTGGTGATGGCTTCATCACTcctattatatttttcatctgCAGCAAACTACTGAACAACGTAGGTGGCTCCTCTTTCGATGATGAAACTTTCATGCAAACCGTTGCCAAG AATGCTGTAGCTTTGGTTTATGTGGCTTGTGCATCTTGGGTGATATGTTTCATTG AAGGATATTGCTGGACAAGAACAGGGGAGAGACAAGCGGcaaaaatgagagagaagTACTTAAAAGCAGTGTTAAGACAAGATGTGGGTTACTTTGATCTTCATGTTACAAGCACTTCTGATGTTATTACCAGTGTCTCTAGTGACAGCCTCGTTATTCAAGATTTCCTCAGTGAAAAG TTACCAAACTTTTTGATGAATACATCTGCGTTTGTCGCAAGCTACATAGTGGGTTTCTTATTGCTGTGGAGACTCACAATCGTAGGCTTTCCATTTATCATCCTCCTCTTGATCCCTGGACTAATGTACGGACGTGCCCTAATCCGCATCTCAATGAAAATACGCGAGGAGTATAATGAGGCTGGTTCTATAGCTGAACAGGTCATCTCATCAGTTCGAACTGTCTACGCATTTGGtagtgagaagaagatgatcgaAAAGTTCTCAACTGCGCTTCAAGGGTCGGTGAAGCTTGGGTTGAGACAAGGGCTAGCTAAGGGAATTGCCATTGGGAGCAATGGTATCACTTATGCTATTTGGGGGTTCTTGACTTGGTACGGAAGTCGGATGGTTATGAACCATGGCTCCAAAGGCGGCACCGTCTCCTCAGTCATTGTTTGCGTCACCTTCGGTGGCAC ATCACTTGGTCAAAGTTTGTCGAATCTCAAATATTTCTCAGAGGCGTTTGTCGTAGGAGAACGGATTATGAAAGTGATAAATAGAGTCCCTGGTATAGACTCAGACAACTTGGAAGGTCAGATACTTGAGAAAACTAGAGGAGAAGTTGAATTCAACCACGTGAAGTTCACCTACCCATCTAGACCTGAAACCCCAATCTTTGATGACTTATGTCTTAGAGTTCCATCCGGGAAAACTGTTGCTCTAGTAGGTGGAAGTGGATCGGGAAAATCAACTGTGATATCACTTTTACAAAGATTCTATGATCCGATCGCTGGAGAGATTCTCATTGATGGTTTGCCTATTAATAAATTGCAAGTGAAGTGGTTGAGATCACAAATGGGTCTTGTTAGCCAAGAGCCGGTGCTTTTCGCCACATcgataaaagaaaacatattatttgGTAAAGAGGATGCATCGATGGACGAGGTAGTGGAAGCTGCCAAGGCTTCAAATGCTCATAGTTTCATATCTCAATTCCCCAATAGTTACCAAACTCAG GTTGGGGAAAGAGGAGTACAATTATCAGGAGGCCAAAAGCAGAGGATTGCAATTGCACGAGCAATAATTAAATCACCAATAATTCTCCTTCTAGACGAGGCAACAAGCGCATTGGACTCTGAGTCCGAAAGGGTAGTTCAAGAAGCCTTAGACAATGCCTCTATTGGTCGTACAACTATTGTGATTGCTCACCGCCTATCTACTATTCGTAATGCTGATGTTATTTGTGTAGTCCATAATGGTCGCATTATAGAAACTGGATCACACGAAGAACTCTTGGAGAAGTTAGACGGCCAATACACTTCTCTAGTCCGTTTACAACAAGTGGATAATAAAGAATCAGATCATATAAGTGTGGAAGAGGGTCAAGCATCGAGTTTAAGCAAAGATTTGAAGTATAGTCCAAAAGAATTTATTCATAGCACGAGTTCAAACATCGTTAGAGATTTTCCTAATTTGAGTCCTAAGGATGGGAAGTCACTAGTGCCATCATTTAAAAGATTGATGTCAATGAATAGACCAGAGTGGAAACATGCATTATATGGTTGCTTAGGTGCAGCTCTATTTGGGGCCGTACAACCAATTTACTCGTATTCTTCGGGGTCAATGGTATCAGTGTATTTCCTAGCAAGCCATGACCAGATCAAGGAGAAAACAAGGATCTATGTGTTGTTATTTGTCGGTCTAGCTTTGTTCACTTTCTTGTCCAATATAAGTCAGCATTATGGTTTTGCGTACATGGGCGAATACCTAACAAAACGTATCCGAGAACGTATGCTCGGAAAGATACTAACGTTTGAAGTTAATTGGTTTGACAAAGATGAGAATTCGAGTGGTGCAATTTGCTCTAGACTAGCGAAAGATGCTAACATG GTGAGATCATTGGTTGGTGATCGGATGTCATTACTCGTACAAACTATATCGGCAGTGAGCATCACATGTGCAATTGGTTTGGTCATCTCTTGGCGATTCTCTATAGTGATGATGTCGGTGCAGCCAGTGATTGTTGTGTGCTTCTACACTCAACGCGTTCTGCTCAAAAGCATGTCGAGAAATGCCATCAAAGGCCAAGATGAAAGCAGTAAACTAGCTGCAGAAGCTGTCTCCAATATTCGAACCATTACAGCTTTCTCGTCACAAGAACGGATCATTAACTTACTTAAAATGGTCCAAGAAGGACCGCGGAAAGATAGCGCCCGCCAATCGTGGTTAGCAGGAATTATGTTGGGGACTTCACAAAGCCTTATAACGTGCGTTTCAGCTTTGAATTTCTGGTATGGTGGTAAACTTATTGCTGATGGGAAGATGATGTCAAAAgaatttttagaaatatttttgatttttgcgAGTACGGGTCGGGTTATTGCCGAAGCTGGGACAATGACAAAAGATCTAGTCAAGGGATCAGATGCGGTTGCGTCAGTGTTTGCAGTATTAGATCGCAACACAACCATTGAGCCGGAGAACCCAGACGGTTACGTCCCTAAAAAAGTAAAGGGACAAATAAGTTTTTCCAACGTGGACTTTGCTTACCCAACACGGCCTGATGTGATTATATTCCAGAACTTTTCCATTGATATCGAAGATGGTAAGTCGACAGCGATCGTGGGTCCAAGCGGGTCAGGTAAATCTACTATAATTAGCTTGATCGAGCGATTCTACGACCCGTTAAAGGGTATTGTTAAAATCGATGGACGTGATATAAGGTCGTGTCATTTGAGATCACTTCGTCAACACATAGCTTTGGTTAGCCAAGAACCAACGTTATTTGCTGGGACAATACGTGAGAACATCATGTATGGAGGAGCATCAAACAAGATCGACGAATCGGAGATTATCGAGGCAGCAAAGGCAGCCAACGCTCATGATTTTATCACATCACTATCTAACGGCTATGACACATGTTGCGGGGACAGGGGAGTGCAATTGTCTGGTggtcaaaaacagagaatcgcGATCGCTCGAGCGGTTCTAAAGAACCCATCGGTGTTGCTCCTGGATGAAGCTACAAGCGCTCTGGATAGCCAATCGGAAAGCGTGGTGCAAGACGCGCTTGAGCGTTTGATGGTTGGGAGGACAAGCGTTGTGATCGCTCATAGGCTTAGCACCATCCAAAAATGTGATACAATCGCTGTTTTAGAAAATGGAGCAGTTGTCGAATGTGGAAACCACTCGTCTTTATTGGCAAAGGGTCCAAAGGGAGCTTATTTCTCATTGGTCAGTCTCCAGAGAACTCTCTTTTGA
- the ABCB17 gene encoding P-glycoprotein 17 (P-glycoprotein 17 (PGP17); FUNCTIONS IN: ATPase activity, coupled to transmembrane movement of substances, nucleoside-triphosphatase activity, ATPase activity, nucleotide binding, ATP binding; INVOLVED IN: transport, transmembrane transport; LOCATED IN: plasma membrane; CONTAINS InterPro DOMAIN/s: ATPase, AAA+ type, core (InterPro:IPR003593), ABC transporter-like (InterPro:IPR003439), ABC transporter, transmembrane domain, type 1 (InterPro:IPR011527), ABC transporter integral membrane type 1 (InterPro:IPR017940), ABC transporter, transmembrane domain (InterPro:IPR001140), ABC transporter, conserved site (InterPro:IPR017871); BEST Arabidopsis thaliana protein match is: P-glycoprotein 18 (TAIR:AT3G28390.1); Has 843041 Blast hits to 392204 proteins in 4166 species: Archae - 14548; Bacteria - 659973; Metazoa - 17582; Fungi - 11884; Plants - 9780; Viruses - 43; Other Eukaryotes - 129231 (source: NCBI BLink).), producing MGKEDEKESGRDKMKSFGSIRSIFMHADGVDWILMALGLIGAVGDGFITPVVVFIFNTLLNNLGTSSSNNKTFMQTISKNVVALLYVACGSWVICFLEGYCWTRTGERQAARMREKYLRAVLRQDVGYFDLHVTSTSDVITSISSDSLVIQDFLSEKLPNFLMNASAFVASYIVSFILMWRLTIVGFPFIILLLVPGLMYGRALVSISRKIHEQYNEAGSIAEQAISSVRTVYAFGSENKMIGKFSTALRGSVKLGLRQGLAKGITIGSNGVTHAIWAFLTWYGSRLVMNHGSKGGTVFVVISCITYGGVSLGQSLSNLKYFSEAFVAWERILEVIKRVPDIDSNKKEGQILERMKGEVEFNHVKFTYLSRPETTIFDDLCLKIPAGKTVALVGGSGSGKSTVISLLQRFYDPIAGEILIDGVSIDKLQVNWLRSQMGLVSQEPVLFATSITENILFGKEDASLDEVVEAAKASNAHTFISQFPLGYKTQVGERGVQMSGGQKQRIAIARAIIKSPKILLLDEATSALDSESERVVQESLDNASIGRTTIVIAHRLSTIRNADVICVIHNGQIVETGSHEELLKRIDGQYTSLVSLQQMENEESNVNINVSVTKDQVMSLSKDFKYSQHNSIGSTSSSIVTNVSDLIPNDNQPLVPSFTRLMVMNRPEWKHALYGCLSAALVGVLQPVSAYSAGSVISVFFLTSHDQIKEKTRIYVLLFVGLAIFSFLVNISQHYGFAYMGEYLTKRIREQMLSKILTFEVNWFDIDDNSSGAICSRLAKDANVVRSMVGDRMSLLVQTISAVIIACIIGLVIAWRLAIVMISVQPLIVVCFYTQRVLLKSLSEKASKAQDESSKLAAEAVSNIRTITAFSSQERIIKLLKKVQEGPRRESVHRSWLAGIVLGTSRSLITCTSALNFWYGGRLIADGKIVSKAFFEIFLIFVTTGRVIADAGTMTTDLARGLDAVGSVFAVLDRCTTIEPKNPDGYVAEKIKGQITFLNVDFAYPTRPDVVIFENFSIEIDEGKSTAIVGTSGSGKSTIIGLIERFYDPLKGTVKIDGRDIRSYHLRSLRKYISLVSQEPMLFAGTIRENIMYGGTSDKIDESEIIEAAKAANAHDFITSLSNGYDTNCGDKGVQLSGGQKQRIAIARAVLKNPSVLLLDEATSALDSKSERVVQDALERVMVGRTSIMIAHRLSTIQNCDMIVVLGKGKIVESGTHSSLLEKGPTGTYFSLAGIQRTLC from the exons atgggtaaagaagatgaaaaagagagtGGGAGGGACAAGATGAAGAGTTTTGGAAGTATAAGATCGATATTCATGCATGCGGACGGTGTAGATTGGATATTGATGGCATTAGGCTTAATTGGAGCCGTTGGTGATGGCTTCATCACTCCTGTCGTAGTTTTCATCTTCAACACACTACTGAACAACCTCGGCACTTCCTCTTCCAATAATAAAACCTTCATGCAAACCATCTCCAAG aACGTTGTAGCTTTGCTTTACGTGGCTTGTGGATCTTGGGTGATATGTTTCCTTG aaggaTATTGTTGGACAAGAACAGGGGAGAGACAAGCGGCAAGAATGAGAGAGAAGTACTTAAGAGCAGTGTTAAGACAAGATGTGGGTTACTTTGATCTTCATGTCACAAGCACTTCTGATGTTATCACTAGTATCTCTAGTGACAGCCTCGTCATTCAAGACTTTCTCAGTGAAAAG TTACCAAATTTTCTGATGAATGCATCTGCGTTTGTCGCAAGCTATATAGTGAGTTTCATCTTGATGTGGAGACTGACAATCGTAGGCTTCCCATTCATCATCCTCCTCTTGGTCCCTGGACTAATGTATGGACGAGCCCTCGTCAGCATCTCAAGAAAGATACACGAGCAGTACAATGAGGCTGGTTCTATCGCCGAACAGGCCATCTCATCGGTTCGAACTGTCTACGCATTTGGTAGTGAGAACAAAATGATAGGAAAGTTCTCAACTGCACTTAGAGGGTCGGTGAAGCTAGGGTTGAGACAAGGGTTAGCTAAAGGAATCACCATTGGGAGCAATGGTGTCACTCATGCTATTTGGGCATTCCTAACTTGGTACGGAAGTCGGCTGGTTATGAACCATGGCTCCAAAGGCGGTACTGTCTTCGTAGTCATTAGTTGCATCACATATGGAGGCGT ATCACTTGGTCAAAGCTTGTCGAATCTCAAGTATTTCTCGGAGGCATTTGTAGCATGGGAACGGATTTTAGAAGTGATAAAAAGAGTTCCTGATATagattcaaacaaaaaggaaggTCAGATTCTGGAGAGAATGAAAGGAGAAGTTGAATTCAACCACGTGAAGTTCACATATTTGTCTCGACCCGAAACCACTATCTTTGACGATTTATGTCTAAAAATTCCAGCTGGGAAAACTGTAGCTCTTGTAGGTGGAAGCGGATCGGGTAAATCGACAGTGATATCACTTTTACAAAGGTTCTATGACCCGATAGCAGGAGAGATTCTCATTGATGGTGTGTCCATTGATAAGCTGCAAGTGAATTGGTTGAGGTCGCAAATGGGTCTAGTTAGCCAAGAGCCAGTGCTCTTTGCCACATCTATAACGGAGAACATATTATTTGGTAAAGAAGACGCATCATTGGATGAAGTAGTTGAAGCTGCCAAGGCCTCCAATGCTCATACTTTTATTTCTCAGTTCCCTCTTGGTTACAAAACTCAG GTTGGGGAGAGAGGAGTGCAAATGTCGGGAGGCCAGAAGCAAAGGATCGCAATTGCACGAGCGATAATCAAGTCACCAAAAATTCTCCTTCTAGATGAGGCAACAAGCGCATTGGACTCCGAATCCGAAAGGGTTGTCCAAGAATCCTTGGACAATGCCTCTATTGGTCGTACCACTATCGTTATTGCCCACCGCCTCTCTACCATTCGTAATGCTGATGTTATCTGTGTAATCCATAATGGTCAGATTGTCGAAACTGGATCTCATGAAGAGCTCTTGAAGAGAATAGATGGTCAATACACTTCTCTAGTCAGCTTACAACAAATGGAGAATGAAGAATCAAATGTTAACATCAATGTAAGTGTGACAAAGGACCAAGTCATGAGTTTGAGCAAAGATTTTAAGTATAGTCAACATAACTCTATTGGTAGCACGAGTTCAAGCATTGTTACAAATGTTTCTGATTTGATCCCTAATGATAATCAACCGCTTGTGCCATCATTTACGAGATTGATGGTGATGAATAGGCCAGAATGGAAACATGCATTATATGGTTGTTTAAGTGCAGCTTTAGTTGGGGTCCTACAACCAGTTTCTGCATATTCTGCGGGATCAGTGATATCAGTATTTTTCCTAACGAGCCATGACCAGATCAAGGAGAAAACAAGGATCTATGTGTTGTTATTTGTCGGTTTAGCTATATTCTCTTTCTTGGTCAATATTAGTCAGCATTACGGTTTTGCATACATGGGAGAATACCTAACAAAACGTATTCGAGAACAGATGCTCTCGAAGATACTGACATTTGAGGTCAATTGGTTCGATATAGATGATAACTCAAGTGGTGCAATTTGCTCTAGACTAGCAAAAGATGCTAATGTG GTGAGATCGATGGTTGGCGATCGGATGTCATTGCTTGTACAAACCATATCAGCAGTAATCATAGCTTGCATAATTGGCTTGGTCATCGCTTGGCGATTAGCAATCGTGATGATTTCAGTGCAACCACtaattgttgtttgcttctaCACTCAACGTGTTCTGCTCAAGAGCTTGTCCGAAAAGGCAAGCAAAGCCCAAGATGAAAGTAGTAAATTAGCGGCAGAGGCGGTATCAAACATACGAACAATCACTGCCTTCTCGTCACAAGAACGGATCATAAAGCTACTAAAAAAGGTCCAAGAAGGTCCTCGGAGAGAAAGCGTCCACAGATCATGGTTAGCAGGGATTGTGTTGGGGACTTCAAGAAGCCTTATAACGTGCACTTCGGCTTTGAATTTTTGGTATGGTGGTAGACTAATCGCTGATGGGAAGATAGTGTCAAAAGCATTCTTTGAGATATTTCTGATCTTTGTGACTACGGGTCGGGTTATTGCTGATGCTGGAACCATGACAACAGATCTAGCCAGGGGTTTGGATGCAGTTGGGTCAGTGTTTGCAGTGTTAGATCGCTGCACAACGATTGAGCCAAAGAACCCAGATGGATACGTCGCAGAAAAGATAAAAGGACAAATTACATTTCTGAATGTGGACTTTGCTTACCCAACACGACCTGATGTGGTTATATTCGAGAACTTTTCCATTGAGATCGACGAGGGGAAGTCAACAGCGATAGTAGGTACAAGCGGGTCAGGTAAATCCACAATAATTGGTTTGATTGAGCGGTTCTATGATCCATTAAAAGGTACTGTAAAAATTGATGGCCGCGATATAAGGTCGTATCATCTAAGATCGCTTCGTAAATACATATCATTGGTTAGCCAAGAGCCAATGCTATTCGCTGGAACTATCCGAGAGAACATTATGTACGGAGGAACATCTGACAAGATCGACGAGTCGGAGATTATCGAGGCAGCAAAGGCAGCGAACGCTCATGATTTCATCACATCACTATCTAACGGCTATGACACAAACTGTGGAGACAAAGGAGTACAATTGTCTGGTGGTCAAAAACAAAGGATCGCAATTGCTCGAGCAGTTTTGAAGAATCCATCAGTATTGCTTCTTGATGAAGCTACTAGCGCTCTAGACAGTAAATCAGAGCGTGTGGTGCAGGACGCGCTCGAGCGTGTAATGGTTGGAAGGACGAGCATTATGATCGCACATAGGCTTAGCACAATCCAGAACTGTGACATGATCGTTGTTTTAGGCAAAGGAAAAATTGTCGAATCTGGTACCCATTCTTCCTTGTTGGAAAAAGGTCCAACAGGGACTTATTTCTCATTGGCAGGTATCCAGAGAACTCTCTGTTGA
- a CDS encoding F-box/RNI-like superfamily protein (F-box/RNI-like superfamily protein; CONTAINS InterPro DOMAIN/s: F-box domain, cyclin-like (InterPro:IPR001810), F-box domain, Skp2-like (InterPro:IPR022364); BEST Arabidopsis thaliana protein match is: F-box/RNI-like superfamily protein (TAIR:AT5G02700.1); Has 2204 Blast hits to 2173 proteins in 31 species: Archae - 0; Bacteria - 0; Metazoa - 0; Fungi - 6; Plants - 2197; Viruses - 0; Other Eukaryotes - 1 (source: NCBI BLink).), whose amino-acid sequence MAKRREKRGRRRQHRSHRKIQRIIDGADFINYMPDDILHHILSFIPTDLAMRTSVLSRRWRHVWCETPCLDIKLKHGETNQTLTSYTAPIITSFKLVMDLNDNTVPQVDSWIEFALSRNVQNLSVFVRDFTYTKTYRFPDIFYISSSLKQLDVTLDFFDMIPTCAVSWKSLRNLTLRFCQIPDESMHNILSGCPILESLTLDTCRLLERLDLSKSPNLRRLDINRQYRRTGPIAIVAPHIYYLRLTYSSTPSTIVDVSSLSEANLNIISDRLLSPLTADRYQTMALEMLSKFHNVKRLTVGETILQILSLAELRGVPFPTLKVQTLTVKTEFVRSVIPGISRLLQNSPGLKKLTLHTLQLSHDIMEMHPLKGLYPDQCWRSTCEVFPTSKEIYKMLGCNDATSKLVASFMNLVLRNAKTLERMVVWLGGIYFNGDAPWFEEELFDMVETLSHNNNVSILLKQSNC is encoded by the exons GACAACATCGTAGCCACCGCAAAATCCAACGAATAATCGATGGTGCAGATTTCATCAACTATATGCCAGATGATATCCTTCACCATATTCTCTCCTTTATTCCCACCGATTTGGCCATGAGAACTTCCGTCTTATCACGACGATGGAGGCATGTATGGTGCGAGACACCTTGTCTCGACATTAAACTCAAGCACGGAGAGACGAACCAAACCCTAACTTCCTACACGGCTCCCATAATAACTAGTTTCAAACTTGTTATGGACCTTAACGACAACACTGTACCCCAGGTTGATAGCTGGATCGAGTTTGCTCTCTCCCGCAATGTGCAAAATCTGTCTGTGTTCGTTAGGGATTTCACATACACCAAGACTTACAGATTTCCAGATATCTTCTATATCAGTTCCTCCTTAAAGCAACTCGACGTGACGTTGGACTTTTTTGATATGATTCCCACATGCGCAGTGTCTTGGAAATCCCTAAGGAACTTAACACTGCGTTTTTGTCAAATTCCAGACGAATCCATGCATAATATTCTCTCTGGCTGTCCAATTCTCGAAAGCTTGACACTGGATACATGCAGATTACTTGAGCGTCTTGATCTGAGTAAATCACCGAATCTGAGGAGATTGGATATAAATAGGCAATATCGCCGCACAGGACCAATTGCGATTGTTGCGCCACACATCTATTATTTGAGACTGACATACTCTAGTACACCATCTACTATAGTGGATGTCTCCTCTTTGAGCGAAGCCAACCTTAACATTATCAGCGATCGCCTACTCTCTCCCTTGACTGCTGATCGTTATCAAACCATGGCGCTGGAGATGCTATCAAAATTTCACAACGTAAAGAGGCTTACTGTTGGGGAAACCATTCTTCAG ATTCTATCTCTCGCCGAGCTCCGCGGTGTTCCTTTCCCAACGCTCAAGGTCCAAACTTTGACTGTTAAAACGGAGTTCGTTCGATCTGTAATCCCTGGTATATCAAGGTTACTACAGAATTCACCTGGATTAAAGAAGCTAACATTACACACATTGCAGCTAAGCCACGACATAATG GAAATGCATCCTTTAAAAGGTTTATATCCGGATCAATGTTGGAGATCAACATGTGAGGTGTTTCCTACCTCAAAGGAGATCTACAAGATGTTGGGTTGTAATGATGCAACGTCGAAACTCGTGGCTTCGTTTATGAATTTGGTGCTGAGAAACGCAAAGACGCTAGAGAGGATGGTTGTTTGGTTGGGAGGCATCTACTTTAATGGTGATGCACCATGGTTTGAAGAAGAGCTGTTTGACATGGTTGAAACACTTTCTCACAACAATAATGTCTCCATTTTGCTCAAACAAAGCAATTGCTAA